A window from Leptothermofonsia sichuanensis E412 encodes these proteins:
- a CDS encoding rubredoxin has translation MSTQAADSTEPKALSRYECLTCGYVYEPVKGDDRRQVPPGTAFEDVPQDWRCPVCGATKTRFRSIGIKGAPSGFEENLKYGLGVNTLTPGQKNILIFGALGLAFLFFLSLYGLQ, from the coding sequence ATGAGTACTCAAGCCGCTGATTCTACCGAACCCAAAGCCTTAAGCCGTTACGAATGCCTGACCTGTGGTTATGTCTACGAACCCGTTAAGGGAGATGACAGACGCCAGGTGCCCCCTGGGACTGCCTTCGAAGATGTGCCCCAGGACTGGCGTTGCCCGGTCTGTGGAGCCACCAAGACTCGATTTCGGAGTATCGGCATCAAAGGTGCACCTTCAGGCTTTGAAGAAAACCTGAAGTACGGGCTGGGGGTCAATACGCTGACACCCGGTCAAAAAAACATTCTGATTTTTGGGGCACTGGGGCTGGCATTTCTGTTTTTCCTCAGTCTCTACGGACTTCAATAG
- a CDS encoding photosynthesis system II assembly factor Ycf48: protein MDLATKFFKRLVALVAVAILCVGCGGYLPATVDNPWQVITLPTDANPLDIGFTADPQHGWLVGTNSTLMETMDGGSTWEPRSLDLEQTYRLSSISFSGDEGWVAGQPSILLHTTDGGKSWSRVPLSEKLPGAPNTVVALGPESAEMTTSVGAIYRTDDGGRSWKAMVEEAVGVVRNISRSADGKYVAVSSRGNFYSTWEPGQSAWQPHNRNSSRRVQNMGYTADGQLWMLARGGQIQFTDPDEPDTWKDPISPEFATSWGLLDLAYRTPDEVWVSGGSGNLLRSLDGGVTWEKDRAVEDVPSNFYKILFFGSNQGFVMGQNGILLKYEPSLS, encoded by the coding sequence ATGGATTTAGCTACAAAGTTTTTTAAGCGTCTGGTTGCCCTGGTGGCAGTTGCTATTCTCTGTGTTGGTTGCGGTGGGTATTTGCCTGCAACCGTGGATAACCCCTGGCAGGTGATTACGCTCCCCACTGATGCCAACCCTCTGGATATCGGGTTTACGGCGGATCCTCAACACGGTTGGCTGGTTGGCACCAATTCCACTTTGATGGAAACCATGGATGGTGGAAGTACCTGGGAACCCCGAAGCCTGGATCTGGAGCAGACCTATCGCCTGAGTTCAATCAGTTTTTCGGGAGATGAGGGGTGGGTTGCCGGTCAACCCTCGATCCTTTTACATACTACAGACGGTGGCAAATCCTGGTCACGGGTGCCACTCAGTGAGAAACTTCCCGGTGCACCCAACACCGTTGTCGCTTTGGGTCCCGAATCTGCTGAAATGACAACCAGTGTTGGTGCCATCTATCGAACGGATGATGGAGGACGTTCCTGGAAGGCAATGGTGGAAGAGGCTGTGGGCGTTGTCCGCAACATTTCGCGCTCTGCCGATGGCAAATATGTAGCGGTTTCATCACGAGGCAACTTTTACTCTACCTGGGAGCCGGGGCAGTCTGCCTGGCAACCGCACAACCGGAATAGCTCTCGTCGTGTACAAAATATGGGTTACACCGCGGATGGCCAGCTCTGGATGCTGGCACGGGGCGGTCAGATCCAATTTACCGATCCGGACGAGCCGGATACCTGGAAAGACCCAATCAGTCCTGAGTTTGCTACCAGTTGGGGGTTACTTGACCTGGCATATCGGACACCTGATGAAGTTTGGGTTTCCGGGGGGAGTGGTAATTTACTTCGCAGCCTGGACGGAGGAGTGACTTGGGAGAAGGACCGGGCTGTAGAGGATGTACCGTCCAACTTCTATAAGATCCTGTTCTTTGGTTCCAATCAAGGTTTTGTAATGGGACAGAATGGAATCCTGTTGAAGTACGAACCAAGTTTGAGTTAG
- the psbE gene encoding cytochrome b559 subunit alpha, producing the protein MAGTTGERPFSDIITSVRYWVIHSITIPALFIAGWLFVSTGLAYDVFGTPRPNEYYPTGQQVAPIISDRYEAKQQIEDFLAK; encoded by the coding sequence ATGGCTGGTACTACTGGAGAGCGTCCATTTTCGGACATTATTACAAGCGTTCGTTATTGGGTAATTCATAGCATCACAATTCCGGCATTATTCATTGCTGGATGGCTGTTTGTAAGCACTGGTCTGGCTTATGATGTGTTTGGAACTCCACGTCCAAACGAGTACTATCCAACCGGGCAGCAAGTGGCTCCAATCATTTCAGACCGCTACGAAGCAAAACAACAAATTGAAGATTTTCTTGCAAAGTAG
- the psbF gene encoding cytochrome b559 subunit beta, giving the protein MTSKSQNQPVSYPIFTVRWLAVHTLAVPTVFFLGAIAAMQFIQR; this is encoded by the coding sequence ATGACCAGCAAATCTCAAAATCAACCTGTTTCGTATCCCATTTTTACGGTTCGATGGCTGGCCGTTCATACGCTGGCCGTTCCAACCGTTTTCTTCCTCGGTGCGATCGCAGCCATGCAGTTTATTCAAAGATAA
- a CDS encoding photosystem II reaction center protein L: MIRGTPNPNKQPVELNRTSLYLGLLLIFVLGILFSSYFFN, from the coding sequence ATGATTAGAGGCACTCCCAACCCCAATAAGCAACCCGTTGAGCTAAACCGGACTTCTCTTTATCTGGGGTTACTGTTGATTTTTGTCCTTGGTATTCTCTTCTCCAGCTATTTCTTCAACTAG
- a CDS encoding photosystem II reaction center protein J, giving the protein MLSSGRIPLWIVATIAGTGVLVVLGLFFYGAYAGLGSSI; this is encoded by the coding sequence GTGTTAAGTTCTGGAAGAATTCCTTTGTGGATTGTGGCAACAATTGCTGGTACCGGCGTACTCGTCGTTTTAGGACTTTTCTTTTACGGTGCTTATGCAGGTCTGGGGTCTTCGATTTAG
- a CDS encoding tetratricopeptide repeat protein → MIADLLAAAMQYHRAGILPEAERLYREVLQQQPDQPNALYSLGLLSHQAGDLETAIAFYQQALAAHPNFADAHNNLGAAFQQQGNLTAAVAHYQSALRLKPANPNANVNLGVTLQQQGNLTAAIARYQRALSFDAALPEAHSNLAHALKEQGNLEQAIAHYQTVLQLTPDNPDAYRDLADALVEQGSIGEAIALLDQGIARFPNHVKLRGSRIRARLVSGDLQAGFAEYDSWRLRMAGTPRTFTQPAWDGADLDRKSILLYTEAGAGMGDLMQFIRYAPLVADRGGRVRVESPAALVRLFQQVTGVETVVATGDPLPPFEVQASILSLPYLFNTSLESIPVSLPYLSAPPSTFHFPIPPSHQLKVGIVWGGDPNHLHDRERSCPIQALKPLLQIPDIQFYSLQKGPHQQEFSELGDLPIQDLSDRLNDFADTAAAIAQLDLVISVDTSVAHLAGAMGKPVWILLSFFPDWRWLRHREDSPWYPTARLFRQPHRNGWTAVCDRVAAALSSYQKSGV, encoded by the coding sequence ATGATTGCGGATCTGCTGGCGGCTGCCATGCAATACCATCGGGCAGGGATACTGCCAGAGGCAGAGCGATTGTATCGAGAGGTTTTGCAGCAGCAGCCTGACCAACCCAATGCGCTCTATTCGCTGGGCTTACTCTCTCACCAGGCTGGTGATCTGGAGACGGCAATTGCCTTTTATCAGCAGGCTCTGGCGGCTCACCCCAATTTTGCCGATGCTCACAACAATCTGGGGGCAGCGTTTCAACAGCAGGGGAACCTGACTGCGGCAGTCGCCCATTACCAGTCAGCTCTACGCCTTAAACCCGCGAATCCCAATGCCAATGTCAACCTGGGCGTCACCCTGCAACAACAGGGGAATCTAACCGCTGCGATCGCCCGCTATCAAAGAGCGTTAAGCTTTGACGCTGCCCTGCCAGAGGCTCACAGCAACCTGGCCCATGCCTTGAAAGAACAGGGAAACCTGGAGCAGGCAATTGCTCATTATCAAACGGTGCTGCAATTGACACCGGATAATCCAGACGCTTACAGGGATCTGGCAGATGCCCTGGTGGAGCAGGGAAGCATAGGGGAGGCGATCGCCCTGCTTGACCAGGGAATTGCTCGCTTTCCCAACCATGTTAAGTTGCGGGGAAGCCGGATTCGCGCCAGGTTAGTTTCTGGCGACCTGCAAGCGGGGTTTGCAGAATATGACTCCTGGCGATTGAGGATGGCAGGAACACCCAGAACCTTTACCCAACCAGCATGGGACGGTGCTGATCTGGATAGAAAATCGATTTTGCTCTACACCGAAGCAGGGGCAGGAATGGGTGACCTGATGCAGTTTATTCGCTATGCCCCTCTGGTGGCTGACCGGGGCGGACGAGTTCGGGTGGAATCTCCTGCTGCGCTTGTCCGGTTGTTTCAGCAGGTTACAGGGGTTGAAACCGTGGTTGCCACTGGCGACCCCCTTCCTCCCTTTGAGGTGCAGGCATCCATCCTGAGTCTGCCCTATCTCTTCAACACCAGCCTGGAAAGCATCCCTGTGTCCCTTCCTTATCTGAGTGCTCCTCCCTCCACTTTCCATTTCCCCATCCCCCCATCCCATCAGCTTAAAGTTGGCATCGTCTGGGGCGGTGATCCTAACCATCTCCATGACCGTGAACGATCCTGCCCGATCCAGGCATTGAAACCATTGCTTCAAATCCCTGACATCCAGTTCTACAGCTTACAGAAAGGCCCCCATCAGCAGGAATTCTCTGAACTGGGTGACCTGCCCATTCAAGACCTGAGCGATCGCCTGAATGACTTCGCAGACACCGCCGCGGCGATCGCCCAACTGGATCTGGTCATCTCAGTTGACACCTCGGTTGCCCACCTGGCAGGGGCAATGGGAAAACCCGTCTGGATCTTGCTCTCCTTTTTCCCGGATTGGCGCTGGTTGAGGCATCGAGAAGATAGCCCCTGGTATCCCACTGCCCGGCTGTTCCGCCAACCACACCGTAATGGCTGGACAGCCGTTTGTGACCGGGTAGCCGCAGCCCTGTCCAGCTACCAAAAATCAGGTGTTTAA
- a CDS encoding ArsR/SmtB family transcription factor has translation MVKTETPPEIALGFHALSDPLRIRVIDLLRQHELCVCDLCEHLGVSQSKLSFHLKTLREAELVRARQDGRWIYYSLNLPQFAALEQYLAEYRRFSPILPARPCQDQS, from the coding sequence ATGGTTAAAACGGAAACTCCTCCCGAGATCGCATTGGGCTTCCATGCTCTGTCAGACCCGCTCCGGATCAGAGTCATCGACCTGCTGCGGCAGCATGAACTTTGTGTCTGTGACCTGTGCGAGCATCTGGGAGTGAGCCAGTCGAAATTATCCTTTCACCTGAAAACCCTGAGAGAGGCAGAATTAGTGCGTGCCCGCCAGGATGGGCGCTGGATCTATTACAGCCTCAACCTGCCCCAATTTGCAGCACTCGAACAGTATCTCGCAGAATACCGCCGCTTCAGCCCAATTCTGCCCGCCCGTCCCTGCCAGGATCAGTCCTGA
- a CDS encoding PstS family phosphate ABC transporter substrate-binding protein — MVVETKAKTKAKLSIGLSSVVVIGLTLSACGEQQQASPDATAEDAEVIEVSAPTAAGIQVDGSSTVYPITDLVAKEFRKTPEGEKVQISVQFSGTSAGFRKFCAAETDISDASRPILLKEIEACNKAGVRFIELPVAFDALTLAVNPNNTWAKDITIAELRKVWEPAAEGKITNWNQIRSSYPSRPLSLFGAGKDSGTFDYFNEVTTGDPKASRKDYTGSEDDNELVIGIEKDPNALGYIPYAYFEPNQNRLKVLAIDNGRGPVLPTRETVENATYQPFSRPLFIYVNAKSAQEKPEVKAFVEYYLKNAKNLVPSVGYVPLPDEGYHVAKIQFTRGEIGTVFEGVPQPNVTIAELLRRQAVFQLSTKN, encoded by the coding sequence ATGGTTGTCGAAACAAAGGCCAAAACAAAGGCAAAGTTGAGCATCGGGCTGAGTTCCGTTGTGGTGATTGGTCTGACGCTGTCTGCCTGTGGTGAGCAGCAACAGGCGAGCCCAGATGCAACCGCAGAGGATGCTGAAGTTATTGAAGTATCTGCTCCGACGGCAGCTGGTATTCAAGTGGATGGTTCCAGCACAGTTTATCCCATCACTGATTTAGTCGCCAAAGAATTTCGCAAGACTCCTGAAGGGGAAAAAGTTCAAATCTCTGTCCAGTTTTCTGGTACCAGTGCTGGATTCAGGAAATTCTGTGCGGCTGAAACCGATATCAGTGATGCTTCCCGGCCCATTCTGCTGAAAGAAATTGAAGCCTGCAACAAGGCAGGGGTTCGCTTCATTGAGCTGCCTGTAGCGTTTGACGCATTGACCCTGGCGGTAAACCCAAACAACACCTGGGCAAAAGACATTACCATCGCAGAACTGCGGAAAGTTTGGGAACCCGCAGCAGAGGGCAAGATCACCAACTGGAACCAGATTCGCAGTTCCTATCCCAGTCGCCCTTTATCCTTATTTGGGGCAGGGAAAGACTCCGGCACCTTTGATTACTTCAATGAAGTGACGACGGGAGATCCCAAAGCAAGCCGCAAGGACTACACAGGTAGTGAAGACGACAATGAGCTGGTTATTGGAATTGAAAAGGATCCTAATGCCCTGGGATATATTCCCTACGCTTACTTTGAACCAAATCAGAATCGACTGAAAGTCCTGGCAATTGACAATGGGAGAGGTCCTGTTCTGCCTACCCGCGAAACAGTAGAAAATGCCACATACCAGCCCTTTTCACGCCCATTGTTTATCTATGTCAACGCCAAGTCAGCTCAAGAAAAGCCAGAGGTTAAAGCATTTGTTGAGTATTACCTGAAGAATGCTAAGAATCTGGTTCCCTCTGTGGGTTATGTCCCTTTACCAGACGAAGGTTACCATGTGGCTAAAATTCAGTTCACTAGAGGCGAAATTGGGACTGTGTTTGAGGGTGTTCCCCAACCAAATGTAACCATTGCCGAGCTATTGCGGCGGCAAGCAGTGTTTCAACTCAGCACTAAAAACTAA
- a CDS encoding ArsJ-associated glyceraldehyde-3-phosphate dehydrogenase: MTIRVGINGFGRMGRLALRAAWEWSDLEFVHINEVKGGTAAAAHLLKFDSVHGRWAPEVEADGSDRVCIDGKCLTFTEHSKPGEVPWEEFGVDLVLECSGKFRDTGSLDPYFKRGVQKVIVAAPVKQGALNVVMGVNDHLYNPDEHHLLTAASCTTNCLAPVVKVIHEGIGIKHGVITTVHDHTNTQTIVDAPHKDLRRARATGLSLIPTTTGSATALALIYPELKGKLNGLAVRVPLLNASLTDCVFEVSRPTTVEEINTLLKTAADGDLQGILGYEERPLVSIDYKDDPRSSIIDAPSTMVVDETQVKILAWYDNEWGYVNRMVELASKVAASLK, translated from the coding sequence ATGACCATTCGAGTTGGTATTAATGGGTTTGGCAGAATGGGGCGGTTAGCGCTGCGGGCTGCCTGGGAATGGTCAGATCTGGAGTTTGTGCATATCAATGAGGTGAAAGGGGGAACGGCGGCTGCCGCTCACCTGTTGAAATTTGATTCGGTGCATGGGCGCTGGGCACCAGAGGTAGAAGCCGATGGCAGCGATCGCGTCTGCATTGATGGCAAATGTCTCACCTTTACGGAACATTCCAAACCGGGTGAGGTGCCCTGGGAGGAGTTTGGGGTAGATCTGGTGCTGGAGTGTTCTGGCAAGTTTCGGGATACCGGGTCCCTCGATCCCTACTTTAAGCGGGGAGTGCAGAAAGTCATTGTGGCTGCTCCAGTGAAGCAGGGCGCACTCAATGTGGTGATGGGTGTGAATGACCATCTCTACAATCCTGACGAACATCACTTACTTACCGCCGCATCCTGCACCACCAACTGTCTGGCACCTGTTGTGAAGGTGATCCATGAAGGGATTGGCATCAAACACGGAGTCATCACCACCGTTCACGACCATACCAATACCCAAACGATTGTGGACGCTCCCCATAAAGATCTGAGACGGGCACGGGCAACTGGATTGTCATTAATTCCCACAACAACTGGATCGGCAACGGCGCTCGCCCTCATCTACCCCGAACTGAAAGGGAAACTGAATGGGCTGGCAGTCCGGGTTCCCTTGCTCAATGCATCCCTGACCGACTGTGTGTTTGAAGTCTCCCGCCCAACCACCGTGGAAGAAATCAACACTCTGCTGAAAACTGCCGCAGACGGTGACCTCCAGGGAATTTTGGGCTATGAAGAACGCCCCCTGGTGTCCATTGACTATAAAGATGATCCCCGCTCCTCCATCATTGATGCCCCCTCCACAATGGTGGTTGATGAAACTCAGGTCAAAATCCTTGCCTGGTACGACAACGAATGGGGCTACGTCAACCGCATGGTAGAACTAGCAAGCAAAGTCGCTGCCAGCCTCAAGTAG